CCAAGCACCCAAACGAAGTGCGGGCCCACCTGGCGTTGGGGAATCTCTATGCCCAGCAATTGCAGCAACCGGCCAAAGCGCGTCAGCACTACCTCAAAGTGTTGGAGGTCGACCCGCGTCATCCGCAGGCGAGCGCAATTAACTTCTGGTTGGCAGCGAATCCGCCTTAGTGCGTGATTTCGCAAATCCACGTAATGCCCGCCCACAACGCAGAATCCAACCTGGTCAGTATCGGCTAGAATCGGGGCCAGGGGCTGGTGGGCTCAAGACACGCGTCGTAAGCCGGGTGTACCCGGCCAAACCCGCCATCTGCCGCCCCGCTGCCGGCTCCGCCCGCCCCCCAAGCCTGAGGCACCCCATACCCAAGCCAGCAAAGGCGTTGGGACGGTGTCAATCCGGAGGGACTACGGTGTGGTTCCCATGGGGGTCGGCCCCCATGGGAACCACACCGGGCTATAACGGGTGTCACAGCGTTGTCGCACCGGGGCGGCTACTCGTTAAATGCACCTATTCCGGCCGGTTTTATGGCACAAAACTGGCTGCCAACGTCCTAAAATATAGCATTCCCGAAGGGATGCGTGTGACAGGACAAACGCATGAGTATTGATCAATTGCCAATAAACTTCTTTGATTTGGTGCTAATCGTCGTGCTGATGACGGGCATTTACCGGGGCCGCAAGCATGGGATGTCGGAAGAGCTGCTGAGCCTGCTGACATGGCTGGGAATTGTCTTCGGCTGTGCGTTCCTCTACCAACCTGGCGCGCAGCTCATTGGGGAATTCACCAGCCTGTTTGGTCAACTGACCTGTTACCTGCTCGCCTACGTAATCGGGGCGCTGCTGGTAGTGATGTTGTTTATCGGGATAAAACGCGCGTTGGGAGGGAAATTGCTGGGCAGCGATGTTTTCGGACGTGCCGAGTACTACTTAGGCATGGGCTCGGGTTTGGTGCGGTTTAGCTGTATCCTGCTGGCTGTGCTGGCGCTCTTGAACGCCCGCTACTTCAGCCCCACCGAAGTAAGGGCGATGGAGAAGTTCCAGAATGACTTGTACGGCAGCAATTTCTTTCCCACACTCCACACCGTGCAGGCGACCGTCTTCGACAAGTCGCTCACCGGGCCCTGGATTAAGGAGAATCTGGGCTTCCTGTTGATCAAACCGACCGAACCCGAAGACAGGCAGCTCCACCAAAAGGAATTCGTCATTCCTGGGGCCTATTAGGATCGCGCACATCCGGCCGCGCGGGCCCGCGCACCTACCCTCTGCGCCGCTTCCAGCAAACAATGGCAGCGGCGGTCTAATCCCCCGCTATTGGTAGCTGCCGGGAGATTTTGCCTTCGTATGTAATACCCCTTTACACTGTCTGCCAGAGTATCTACAATGACTTAGCTATATTGAATGAAGGATTGACTGGTTGGATTCGAAAGTATGGAAGCGAAGGCGAAAACGATTGATGGTTTCAGGCTGCATGAGCAGGATACCGGCTCGGCGGATGTGCAAATCGCGTTGCTCACGCAACGCATCAACCACCTGACCGAGCACCTGCAAAAGAACAACAAGGACCACGGCTCCCGCCGCGGGCTGCTGATGATGGTCGGCAAGCGGCGCCGCTTGCTGGATTACCTGCATACCGTGGACGCAAACCGCTACCAGGCCGTTACCAAGAAGCTCAAGTTGCGCAAGTAAGCGCCCGCCCGGCTGCCTGCCCTTCCGAAGCTGTTGAAGTGGAGGTCTGGGCCGGACGTCCTGATCTAACTGGACTGGTAAACGCGAACAGCCCGGTTAGTTGTTTAAACCAACGCGTATGAGAAAGCTCCGTTGCCCTGGGTAATTTCGTTCAGTCCCGAACGATTTCGGGATTCACTGAAGTTCCTCGGTGGCAATGGGGGGGTAGAGTATTATGTCAGAAAAAGCCACAGTCCTCGTGGGGGACAAGCAACTCATTGTTGAAACCGGAAAACTCGCCAAACAAGCCGACGGTGCTGTAACTGTTCAACTGGGCGAGACCATTGTCATCGTCGCGGCGGTCGCTGCTACCAAGGCCAAACCAGGCCAGGAGTTCTTTCCGCTAACGGTGGATTATCGCGAAAAGGCGGCATCGGCTGGCAAATTCCCCGGCGGCTACTTCAAGCGCGAAGGTCGCCCGACGGAAAAGGAGATCCTTACCTCTCGCCTCATTGACCGGCCCATTCGGCCGCTGTTTCCCAAGGGATGGTATAACGAAGTCCAGGTCCAATGCATCGTCCTGAGCGCCGACGGCGAAAACGACCCCGATATGTTGGCGGTCCTGGGGGCATCTGCCGCCCTGATGGTCAGCGACATTCCCTGGGCCGGCCCGTTGGGCGGGGTGCGGGTCGGGCGCGTTGGCGGTCAGTTTGTCGCCAATCCCACTCACAGCCAGATGCTCGAAAGCGACCTGGACTTGGTCTACGTCGGCAATGAATCGGACCTCGTAATGTATGAGGGCTCGGCCAAGGAAATCAGCGAGGCGGACTTCAACGCGGCCCTCAAGTTTGGGCAGGAGGCAATCCAGCCGGCTATCGCAGCCCAAAAGGAATTGGCGGCTCGCGCCGGCAAGCCCAAGCGCCAGATCACTCTCAACGTAGTTCCCGACGATATCCTCAAGGAAGCCAAATCGTTGGCGGGCGACCGGATCATCACCGCCCTGCTCACGCCCGGCAAACTCGCTCGCGAAGGGGCGGTTGCGGCTATCACCGAGGAGGTCGGCAAGAAACTCGTCGAGAAGTTTGGCGAGGAGAAGGTGACCGAGTTTGTGCTTAAGGACGCGTTCTACTATATCCAGAAGGAGGCGGTTCGCGGCCTGATTATGAACCAGGGCAAGCGCCTGGATGGCCGCGACTTTGAGACGGTCCGGCCCATCGTCAGCGAGGTTGGCATGCTGCCGCGAGCGCACGGCTCCGCCATGTTCCAGCGCGGCGAAACCCAAGCCATGACGCTGTGTACGCTCGGCACGGGCGAGGATGCTCAGGAATTCGATGCCTACACCGGCGGCGCGACTGAGAAGAAATTCATCCTGCACTACAATTTCCCGAACTTCTCCGTCGGCGAGACCGGGCGCATCAGCGGTCCGGGCAGGAGGGAGATCGGGCACGGCGCCCTGGCCGAACGCTCGCTTGAACCCATGGTCCCGGTAGCGACTTACCCCTATTCTGTCCGCATCACCGCCGAGATCATGGAGTCCAACGGCTCCTCCTCGATGGCGACGGTGTGCGGCGGCTGCCTGGCGCTCATGGACGCAGGTGTGCCGATGATCCGACCAGTGGGCGGTGTCAGCATCGGCCTATGCACCGAGCATGATGCCCAGAACAAGATCGCGAGCTACAAGCTGCTGACCGACATCATCGGCTGGGAAGACGCATTCTGCGACATGGACTGCAAGATCGCCGGCACCGAGAAAGGCATTACTGGCTTCCAGCTTGACCTCAAGCTGCCGGGCATTCCGCATAGCATTATGGCCGAGGCGGTGGAAAAGGCGCGCGTGGCGCGATTGCACGTGCTGGCGGAGATGGCCAAGACCCTGTCCGCCCCGCGCTCGGAGATCAGCAAGTATGCGCCGCGCATCACGACGGTGAAGATCAACCCTGAGAAAATCGGCCTGCTCATCGGCCCCGGCGGCAAGAACATCAAGAAGCTCGTCGAGGAATCTGGTTGTGAAATCAACATTGATGACGATGGCACCGTCAACATCTACTCAGTCTCCGCCGAGGGGATGAAGATTGCCGTTGATGCCATTACGGGCATGACCGCCGAAGCCGAAATCAACAAGATCTACCGCGGCAAGGTCGTCACCATCAAAGAGTTTGGCGCGTTTGTTGAATTTCTGCCGGGTAAGGATGGCCTGGTGCACATCAGCGAGCTGGCCAACTTCCGTGTCAAACAGACTGAAGACATTGTCAAACTCGGCGACGAAATCTGGGTCAAATGCCTCGGCGTGGATGAAAAGGGCCGCGTGCGGCTATCCCGCCGGGCTGCCATGGCGGAACGCGACCAGCAAATGGGCGGCGCCCCCGCCGAGGGTGCCCCAACCGACCAGGGCGACCAGCCCGCCGAGGGGGCCGATCAGGGCCAACCTCGTGAAGGCGGCGAGCCGCGCGGCGACCGCGGCGACTACCGTGGTGGCGAGCGTGGCGAGCGCCGAGGGGGCGACCGCGGACCGCGGCGGGACCGCGGCGGACGGCACGGTCGGCCCGACCGGAGATAATCCGCGCCCAAACCTCTGTACACGAATGGAGCGCGGATATAGTTGTCCGCCTCCATATTCATGCATGGGAAGCCCTCGCAGGGCGGTATTCTCCGCGTCAATCTGTTCCATCCCGAATTCTTGCAGGGAGAGGTCGAAGGACAGAAGCGCTGTGACGAGGCCGCTTACTCATCCATCCTGCCCTCATATGCACGGGTGCCTGCTTGCGCGGGTCACATCGGTCCGCAAAGTAGGTTTCGATGAGAGATGGTTAACTACTGGGCGAGTCCGATGTGGGCTTGACGTTTGGCGTCCTCTTGACCCACACTAGCCGCAATAGTGTGCGAACGTACTGAACTCATGATGGCCAAAAAAGTACTGGTAGTCGAAGATGACAAAGTCACGCAGAAGCTGATCGCGGACACTCTAAGGTCCGCAGGCTACGAAGTCGCAACGGCCTACGATGGCGCCACCGCGGTTGCAAGCGCTCGGGAACACGAGCCGGACTTGGTTACCTTGGACATCCAACTGGCCAAGAATTCGCCCAGTGATTCCTGGGACGGATTCAGCGTGGCTACCTGGTTGCGGCGGATGGGCGTCAGCAAGTTGAAACCCGCGATTATCGTGGTTTCCGGGCTGGACCCGGGCAACATCATCGAGAGTGCCGCTGAAGTCGGCGCGTACACTTTCCTGCCCAAGCCGTTCACCAAGCAAAAACTGCTGGATGTTGTCGCCGCGGCGCTGAAAACAGCAGCCGAGGCTACCCAGCATCAGCCCGAACCGCCAGGTCCGACCTGAGAGAGTCGCTTAAGGCAACAAGCGTGACTGAGACTGCGAATCCAGCAGGGGCAGAACGTCCGGGGTGAAGGTTCAGAATGCTGACCAGAGGCGGCAGGTGCGGCTATTCCCCGGTGAAGTGGAGCGCCGAACGTCTCCAGTGGGAAACTCGCGTCCTCAGCGCGCAGGCGATGGTTTGGGTCATCGGGACGCAGGGCAATCCCTCGCAGGCGAAGCGCCTCATTGGACATAGGGGTTGAACGGCCGCAAATTCCACTCCTCGACGAGCGCCTTTGGGATTTCATCCAGGAAGCGGGACGGCTCCTGGAGCATGTCCCCGCTGCCGCCACGGCCGGCGCGAATCAGCGGGTAGCTCAGGTAAAGTTCGTTTCGTGCGCGGGTGATGGCCACATACATCAGCCGGCGCTCTTCCTCTTCGCCCTCTTGTGTGTCCAAGGACCGATCGGAAGGGAACAACCCGTCGCAGAGCATGATCACGAACACCACGTCAAACTCCAGCCCCTTGGCCTGGTGAATCGTCGAAAGCCGCAACCGTTCATCGTCGGCTGCCGCCGGTTGTTCGTCTTCCGCTTCAAGGTTCGTCAGTAGCGCAAGCTGGGTGAGAAAGTCCTCCAGCGTGGAGAATTGCCGCGCGAAGACGGCCAACTGCTCAAGGTCTTCCAGCCGCGAGCGGTAGTTCGCATAGTTCTCCTTGAGGTAGTCCTCATAACCGGCCTCAATCACCAACCCGATCATCCGAGAGGCGTTGCGGCGAACTTCTGCCGCCTCCAATTGGGCGATGGTTGCCACAAACTGCGTCCAGGCCGCAGCCGCCTTCTTCGGCACGACGGCGGCACAGATCTGCAGCCGCTTGGCAAGGAAAGACGGCGAGGCGGGTTGTGTGGGGTTTGCTGCGGCTTGCGTGAGTGAGGACGCGTCAACGGTGGGGAGCGAGGGTTCAGCTTTCGGAACGGCTCGCAGGCTGCGGATTTCCTTTGGCCGTTGGCTTTCTGATTCCGGATATCGCGACTCCCCTTCCGTCTGTGCGGCAAACGCCTGCCACAGCCTGGCCGCGCCCCTGCCGCCGATGCCTGGCAACAACTGCGCCAGCCGTTTGAATGAAAGCTCGTCGCGCGGGTTGGCCGCCAGCTTCAGGTAAGCCGTCGCATCCTTGATGTGCGCCTGCTCGAAGAAGCGGATGCCGCTGGTGATGCTGAAGGGGATGTTGCGGCGGGTCAGTTCGAGTTGCAGCTCCAGCGCGTGGAAATGCGAGCGATACAACACCGCCATCCTATTTAAGTCTCCCCCTTCTTCGCGCAGTTCCAGCACACGCTGCGCGACGAATGCTGCCTGTTCCGCCGCGTCGCTGCATACCACCGTTATCGGCCTCGGTCCAGCCGGGCGTGCCGGCGCGAGTTCCTTGGCGAACTGTTGCACGTTGGCGGTGATCGCCGCGTTGGCCACCTGCAATATCTCCGGCGTGCTGCGGTAGTTGGTCTCAATCTTGTAGACCTTTGCTCCCGGATAGCGATCCGGGAACTTCAGGATGTTCTGGAAATTGGCGCCGCGCCAGGCGTAGATGCTTTGCGCGTCATCCCCCACCACCATCACATTCTGGTGCCGCGCCGCCAGCAGGTCGATCAGATCGCTTTGCAGCTTGTTGGTGTCCTGGTATTCGTCCACCAGGATGAACTGGAACCGGCGCTGGTACTGTTCGCGCACCTCCTCTTGCTCCTGCATGAGCCTAAGCCAGAGCGACAGCAGGTCGTCGAAGTCCATCGCGTTGGTGGCCCGCTTCCGCGCCGCGTAACGCTGCTGGATGCCCGTAATCTGAGCCGCAAGCTGCTCGAAGTAGCCGTAATGGCGACTCAGCACCTCCGCGGTAGTTTGGTGTGTATTGACGGCCAGCGAGAAGATATCGCCCAACACTTCGGCCTTCGGGAACCGGGTCGCCTTGATATCCACGTCCGACTCCGCCACGCAAGTGGTGATCAGGTGCTTGGCGTCCTCGCGGTCCATGATGCTGAAGTCCCGCTGGTAACCCAGGAGCTCTGCGTGCCGGCGCAGCACGCGGTTACCTATCGAATGAAAGGTCCCGCCCCACAGCGAAGCCAGCTCCTGCCCCAGCAAGTCCGCCACCCGCCGCATCATTTCCTTGGCCGCCTTGTTGGTGAAAGTCAGCAGCAGCACGCGCTCGGGCGAAATCCCCTGCTCCAACAGATAGGCCACGCGGTAGGTCAGTGTCCGGGTCTTGCCGGAACCGGCTCCCGCGATCACTAGTGCGGGTCCCGGTGGCGCCGTCACCGCGGCGTACTGTTGCGCGTTTAGTTCGCGCGCGTAGTCAATCTGCAAGTGGACCGGCGCCCGGAACGGTTGCAGCACATACTCGCGTGACATTCCTCAACCGTAGTCACCCCTGCCGCTGTTGTCGAACCGCGAATTGTTTCACTCTTACTCCGACACTGCCGGCCAAAGAGATTGCGGAGCAAAGCCAGTGTTGAAGCGGCCCTTGAATTCCATTAGAGTAGGCTTGTGATTGCGTTGGATGAACAGCAACAGGCAGGCACCTCGCCAGCTCCGATCGAGGACATTCAGAAGGACTGGATGGAGCTGAAACTGAGGGTGGAGCAGCTGGAAGCCGTCCGTGGGGCGCTGGAACAGGAGAACAAGACGCTGCGCGCTTTGCTGGAGCGCGCGATTGACCATCGGCAGAAATCGCATAGCGAGCTGGTGCTCATTCTGACCACACTGGTGAGCAAGCTGCCGCTCAATGATGTCGGAGTGATCGTCTCGAAGCTGGTCGAGCACAACACCAATGTCAGCCAGGTGCTGGCGGGCTTAACCAAAGGCACGGCCGAGGGGGACTTGCCGCAGCCCGAGATACTGAAGACCCTGGACCAGGCAAAGCGTGATCTCCTGGCTGCGCTCAAACAGACGACCGAGGA
The Candidatus Paceibacterota bacterium DNA segment above includes these coding regions:
- a CDS encoding CvpA family protein: MSIDQLPINFFDLVLIVVLMTGIYRGRKHGMSEELLSLLTWLGIVFGCAFLYQPGAQLIGEFTSLFGQLTCYLLAYVIGALLVVMLFIGIKRALGGKLLGSDVFGRAEYYLGMGSGLVRFSCILLAVLALLNARYFSPTEVRAMEKFQNDLYGSNFFPTLHTVQATVFDKSLTGPWIKENLGFLLIKPTEPEDRQLHQKEFVIPGAY
- the rpsO gene encoding 30S ribosomal protein S15: MEAKAKTIDGFRLHEQDTGSADVQIALLTQRINHLTEHLQKNNKDHGSRRGLLMMVGKRRRLLDYLHTVDANRYQAVTKKLKLRK
- the pnp gene encoding polyribonucleotide nucleotidyltransferase codes for the protein MSEKATVLVGDKQLIVETGKLAKQADGAVTVQLGETIVIVAAVAATKAKPGQEFFPLTVDYREKAASAGKFPGGYFKREGRPTEKEILTSRLIDRPIRPLFPKGWYNEVQVQCIVLSADGENDPDMLAVLGASAALMVSDIPWAGPLGGVRVGRVGGQFVANPTHSQMLESDLDLVYVGNESDLVMYEGSAKEISEADFNAALKFGQEAIQPAIAAQKELAARAGKPKRQITLNVVPDDILKEAKSLAGDRIITALLTPGKLAREGAVAAITEEVGKKLVEKFGEEKVTEFVLKDAFYYIQKEAVRGLIMNQGKRLDGRDFETVRPIVSEVGMLPRAHGSAMFQRGETQAMTLCTLGTGEDAQEFDAYTGGATEKKFILHYNFPNFSVGETGRISGPGRREIGHGALAERSLEPMVPVATYPYSVRITAEIMESNGSSSMATVCGGCLALMDAGVPMIRPVGGVSIGLCTEHDAQNKIASYKLLTDIIGWEDAFCDMDCKIAGTEKGITGFQLDLKLPGIPHSIMAEAVEKARVARLHVLAEMAKTLSAPRSEISKYAPRITTVKINPEKIGLLIGPGGKNIKKLVEESGCEINIDDDGTVNIYSVSAEGMKIAVDAITGMTAEAEINKIYRGKVVTIKEFGAFVEFLPGKDGLVHISELANFRVKQTEDIVKLGDEIWVKCLGVDEKGRVRLSRRAAMAERDQQMGGAPAEGAPTDQGDQPAEGADQGQPREGGEPRGDRGDYRGGERGERRGGDRGPRRDRGGRHGRPDRR
- a CDS encoding response regulator, whose product is MMAKKVLVVEDDKVTQKLIADTLRSAGYEVATAYDGATAVASAREHEPDLVTLDIQLAKNSPSDSWDGFSVATWLRRMGVSKLKPAIIVVSGLDPGNIIESAAEVGAYTFLPKPFTKQKLLDVVAAALKTAAEATQHQPEPPGPT
- a CDS encoding ATP-dependent helicase gives rise to the protein MSREYVLQPFRAPVHLQIDYARELNAQQYAAVTAPPGPALVIAGAGSGKTRTLTYRVAYLLEQGISPERVLLLTFTNKAAKEMMRRVADLLGQELASLWGGTFHSIGNRVLRRHAELLGYQRDFSIMDREDAKHLITTCVAESDVDIKATRFPKAEVLGDIFSLAVNTHQTTAEVLSRHYGYFEQLAAQITGIQQRYAARKRATNAMDFDDLLSLWLRLMQEQEEVREQYQRRFQFILVDEYQDTNKLQSDLIDLLAARHQNVMVVGDDAQSIYAWRGANFQNILKFPDRYPGAKVYKIETNYRSTPEILQVANAAITANVQQFAKELAPARPAGPRPITVVCSDAAEQAAFVAQRVLELREEGGDLNRMAVLYRSHFHALELQLELTRRNIPFSITSGIRFFEQAHIKDATAYLKLAANPRDELSFKRLAQLLPGIGGRGAARLWQAFAAQTEGESRYPESESQRPKEIRSLRAVPKAEPSLPTVDASSLTQAAANPTQPASPSFLAKRLQICAAVVPKKAAAAWTQFVATIAQLEAAEVRRNASRMIGLVIEAGYEDYLKENYANYRSRLEDLEQLAVFARQFSTLEDFLTQLALLTNLEAEDEQPAAADDERLRLSTIHQAKGLEFDVVFVIMLCDGLFPSDRSLDTQEGEEEERRLMYVAITRARNELYLSYPLIRAGRGGSGDMLQEPSRFLDEIPKALVEEWNLRPFNPYVQ